ACAGCCAGGACTGTAAACAAGGCTGCTGCTCAGATTTGCCTGCGCCGCAGAAGCCGTCGTCGGCTGTTTGGCCCAAAAAAGCCAAGCACATCCCAGCCACGAGTCTCCCAATGACATCATCCACCTCCTctctcatcatcatcatcatcatcatcatcatcaacaGTCGGAGGCGTTCTCACGATCTCTCCTCGCATATCAGGGGGGCCGCGTACATACGCCGCCCGCCGCCAGCAGAtgcttatatatatacgcggagCATGGGTGACTGCTCGCGAGGAAGCTCTCGGAAGAAGCGGAGCCGCGCATCGAGTCGGAATATTAATTAAGCGTCGTCATcgcggagcgagcgagcgagccagagagagagagagagagggaccgGACGTTGACAagtctgcgtgtgtgtgacGTGCCTTCTCCTCGCGCtttctgtctgtctctctctctctctctctttctgcacGAAGAGGCAACTGCGGGctccgtctttctctctctttctctcgctcgcgcctcAATGTCAAACGATTCCCGAGCGCTCGGGATTTTCGCGATACGTGCGAGACTCCACTTGGTCTTGGCTGTAAAAGCCCGTCCTTCTCTCGCTCTACCTCCGAGTAGGTAGCACCGCCGTCTTCGATGTATTCGCGAAAAATATTCCGATCGATTGGCCCACAACACGCGTATAGTCTCGGCCGTGAGGATAAGAGGGCGAGACAGAGTAGCGAAGAGCAATAAGGCGTACATGCACGGACGTAGGTAGCTACGGCGGCGGGGCagacgagagaaagaagaaaagcagcagcgcCAGGAAAGACAcgtaatgcgcgcgcgagcactgCGAGCAGCAGCGACGGGAAGGAAGAGCGagcgatgacgacgacgacagcgaCGACGATGGGTACGCACCTTTGAAGAGATAGTCGTACTCGTCGTCCCGGGTGCCCATTTCAGCTTGTCAGATGCGCCGACGACTTGCCTCTCTGGTACACAactctcctcttcttcttggACGGACGGTGCACCGATCTCTCGACTCGCGAACAACctcctcgtctctctctctctctctccccctggCGCTGTACAACACACACCAAGTTGGCAGCGGCAGCAcagttctctctcttctcttctctttctctctctctctctctctctctctctctctctcacgcacgTACACGACGAGCTTctcccgtctctctctctgtatttatatacaaaatgcggcggagcgagagagacagctCACGGCACACAGCAGGGttgtcgacgacgacgacgacggcgacgtcTACTCCGAAATGCAGAGGCTGTAGACGGTAGACGTGGAGGAAGGCTGTTGCTCCGCGATTAGGAGCTGCTGTAGACCGAGCACGAGATCCAATTGTCAAGGGGAGGACGCTGCCGCTGCTTATACACTCGGCCGAATTGTattttcctttctttctttcaaTTTAACTGTACAATATGGCCTCCTTTCTACACGCCCCTCCAACAATATCTGGCCGCGACGCATGCGTTCGCCGATGCCGCGGTAGCTGCGCCTGCGCGAGACCCGGACGACATCATGGCAATTCATGGCAAAAATTATCTACTCGAGTGTGCAGTAATTCGCGATGCCGACGCTGCATGGTGTCGCCAATCTCCCTCTGGCGGGAAATTTGCATGAGCCAGCAGCTGACGCTCAGCTGGTCCGCACGCCTATGCTCGAAAATTCGCGGCTCCGATTTTGCTTCTATAACTGCCTGATGCGTAAGAATGAGCGCCCGCCGTACCCGCGCGACTTTGATTCGGTCTAAGTAGAGcaattttctctcgcgctgcacCTGGCGCGACGGCGAACGACTCGTGACTATAATTATTCAACAAGAATCATCTCGCCAGCATCTGCTGCGCTACTAATTCTCTCGCGAGTTATCTATCACATAATGTACAGATAAGCAAGCAGCTATTTTTTCGTATTCGCGCGAACGAACTTGAACTTTCCGCACACATCGTCAGGAGAGGTCAAGAGCTATAGAGGCTGCTGCCGCGCCGATTTTCCGGGAGCTGCAGTTATCTCGCTGCGACGCCACCATTTTGAGCTGCTCCGAATCGCGCACCTCTATATAGTCTATACTATACTATATTTGCAGCGCGCGTCGTTGTTTCGGAGCAGCGGACACGCGGTGCGGATGTATAGCACCTATACAGCCAGAGCAGAAGATTTCGATCGGGCGATTCACACGCAGATGATATGAGGTGGTGTCGTGCTCTCGTCGCCTGACAGGGGTGAGTTCGAGGCGACTCTGCTCTCGCGTTGCGTTCTCTTATTTTCGGGGTAATGCCCTTTAAATACCTACGCTTGTCTCCTCGCCGACTGTGGCACGCGTTCGAACACGTCGTCGCTCCTCGTGTCGACGAATTCGGAGCTCGAATTTgcgtcttttttctctcctcttttttttagCCGTTCCATCCATATACCAATTTCGGCTTTCGGCCTTCGATTTGGAAAGTTTCGCAGGTGGCGCATCTGCAAGTAGTTTTTGCGAAGTCAGAATTACGTAGCTTTTGGGGGTTAGCTCGGAGGAGCAAGTTTTTACACGTCGCGGTATATAAATAAGCCCTTTTTTCGCTCTACTGCGCATTTGCCATCGATAAACGTGCCGAGAGCTAGCGATCTTTTTGGCCgaagaaaatttcaattttttgcttGGCGCGTGCAAGTGCAGCAGTGTcacgttgtttttttttcggctcCAGGTGCTCTTTGTTTGAAAACAAATACCGTTAGAGGTCAGATAAGCACAAAAAATTTAGGTGATAAGGGACTTTTTAAGAGGAGTCAATTCGTTTTTGCTTATCTATTCCTAGTTTTTAGACTTTAAGTAGCTTGGGTCGGATATTATCAGTGATTACTCAAGTTTTTATTGGTTAATCTAGATCTTGCAGACCAGTCTGTACGATACAACCAATGTAATTTTAACTAATTTCAGCATTTTACTGTTATTTGTTGCAGGTCTGCATACTACCTGGGCTCCTAACTTACAGTATTTATCAAAGAGAACAGAATTTATGTTTGAATTTACATGCCTGGCATGGGATGAGTACTTACATACTACCACTATCTTCACTTGTACCAGTgagtttgcaaaaataaacttttatacCACTATCTTAAACATGTACGCTTactaatgaacatttttaattattatcagTATTGCAAGTGAAGAAGAAAGAATCTCTACTATCAAGTTGATATTGGTGAGCTCTATAAAACCCTCCTCTATAAAACTCCTCCAGAGAGTAGAAGTCGAATTGAAAGTacttatattacaattatgGCAGCAAAGGTCCAGCACTATGACCCTCCAAGTTCTGCAAGCTCTGAGAGTGATGACTGTGATCAATGTCTAGAGGATCGAGAAATATTCTTCTCTGACGAACTATCAGAGGAATATCGCAGAGACATGGGCACACCAACTCCAGCACCACCTTCTCCAAGACCTCCATCCACTGGATCTCAAAAGTCACCTCACTCTCGCAGACAAAGAACAACTAGCTGCTCACAATCTAATAAAAAGACTGCTGCAGAGTCAATACTTCAGAGTAAGACTAGGACTATTTACACTGCTGGAAGGCCACCATGGTACAACTCTGCTGGACAACAGGTTGAACCTTTTGTAATTGGAATTTGCGGTGGCAGTGCATCCGGCAAGACTACTGTAGCTACTAAAATTATTGAATCTCTTGATGTACCATGGGTTACATTGCTCAGTATGGACTCCTTTTACAAAGTTTTGAACGAAAAGCAGCACGACATGGCAGCCCGTAATGAGTATAACTTTGACCACCCAGATGCCTTTGACTTTGAGTTGCTAAGAGTTACTTTGCAGCGTCTcaaagaaggaagaaaagtGGAAGTACCTATTTACAATTTTGTAACGCATAGCAGAGAAACTAGAACCAAAATGATGTACGGTGCAAATGTTATTATATTTGAGGGTATATTGACTTTTTACAATGCGGAAGTGCTGAAAATGTGTGACATGAAAGTTTTTGTTGACACCGATGCAGATGTAAGATTGGCTCGGAGACTGAGGAGGGACATATCCCAGAGAGGCAGAGATCTAGATGGAGTTTTAAAACAGTACAGTACAATGGTAAAACCTtccttttattattacattgcCCCCTCGATGGTGCATGCAGACATAATTGTTCCTCGCGGAGGTGACAATGAAGTAGCTATAGAATTAATCGTTCAGCATGTCCATACGCAACTGCAGTTGAGAGGCTTCAAGCTGAGAGAAAAGTTGGCCCATTCGTACATCGGCCAGCCACTTCCCAACTCATTGTACTTACTTCCCGACACGCCCCAAGTCAAGGGCTTGCATACTTTCATACGTAACaaaaacacacacagagaTGAATTTATATTCTACTCAAAGCGCCTGATTCGTCTGGTGATAGAATACGCGCTGTCTTTGCTGCCATTCAAGGAGATCACGGTCGAGACCCCGCAAGGGGTTCAATACAGCGGCAAGAGAAGCGCCTCGGACAAAATTTGCGGCGTCTCGATCCTGAGAGCCGGTGAGACAATGGAGCAGGCCGTGAGAGACGTCTGCAAGGACATAAGAATCGGCAAAATTTTGATCCAGACGAATCTGCAGACCGGAGAGCCGGAATTGTATTATCTCCGTCTGCCCAAGGACATCAAAGACTACAGAGTAATTCTGATGGACGCGACCGTGGCGACCGGTGCCGCGGCAATGATGGCCATAAGGGTGCTCCTCGACCACGACGTGGCGGAGGACAACATAATGCTGGTTTCCCTGCTTATGGCCGAGTCGGGAGTGCACTCGATAGCTTATGCCTTTCCCGAGGTAAAAATAGTGACTTCTGCACTCGATCCggaaataaatgaaaagttcTATGTACTGCCAGGCATCGGCAACTTTGGCGATAGATACTTTGGAACTGAGCCATCCTCAACAACTGctgattagtttttttttttttttttttttttttttcaaatatacttgatattgttttttaagatCTGCCAGTTGATCGAGTGGtgcgaatatttaaaaattataatgctGTATTGATTTATACGAGAGATAATAACTGTGATCGTTTCAATttgaatcatttattcaagattgttgtaaataaatttgaaaatatgacaAAGCCAGAACACTCGCTGTTGCGTCATTCTTTAATCTTCGTCAACGCTTTAAGACGTCACACCAAAAGAAAATGGTAAATCTGTAATTGAATGACTAGAGGAAATTGTATACtttgtattattaataaaatggaCGTGTGTCTGTAAAGGCACATATAAGAttaggataaaaaaaaaaaaaacacgtttctCGTTACCGACGAGCTGCACACATGCACGTACATACTGCACGATGACGATGCTCGGATGTATCATCGTCGCGCAATAAAGAGCAACTGCGTCGCGTTTCTGCGATAAACGCTCGAGTGGACTATCTTGAGCTGAATATGCCAACTTCCGTTACTCTTGATTGATAATTTTTCCACTTTTGGGGCTTAATTTTATatcgaataaataattttcttattaAGTTGAGAGCTGAGTCATATTCAAAAGTACTATATGAAATCAAGAATTCAATCGCGCACTATCTTAAATAATCTtgataattcttttttttaaatcatcaaaactgttgaaaaatttaacaTGATTAtaatttgaagtaaaaagagaaataaaatagaaataaaataaataaataaagacacGTGCATATACAAGCGTGTTTTACATTTATGTAATTacctatgtttttttttttattttctcagcaatttctttttacaataatcGCTCCTCTGCTATAGAGTTGCATGCATGCTTGACCGTCCACCATAAAATGCCTTTTGCTAAcgatataaataaaagatgaaaaaatgtatcgaTTCGACTGAATCTGAGAGAAAGACCAGAGAGAAATCCATATATCTTGAATAGGCACATTTACATTATAAATGATATTGATGGAGTCACTTATATTATTGTGTATGAAAATTGCTTCCGCTCGAGCCGACCTTTTTCctttatacttatatacaccACAAATTTTTTTGCTAGCTTACACAACACGGATATTCAgaagagataaaataatatattatattatacgcgcggTCTACGTTTTTCTTGACAGAATGTCAGAGAGTAAAAcgctgaaaatttttgaaagtgattattataGGACGTATAAAAATTCAGTGAAACTCATAGGATTGTGGCCGCATGAAAATATTCACAAAAAAAGAATCACACGTTTTTTCATTACTGCTCTGTTAACAACTTTCATGATTCTTCAAGTAAGCATACTGTTCGAGTAACAAAATAACCGACAGTTCTCGGACCTAttgtttttgtaaaaaaatatttaataattcgatttataataatttcaataatCAGGGCATACGTCTTTACGAAGAGCTCGGTAATGATATAGATATTGTACTAGAGCTGATTGGTTCTATAGCATACTTTTCTGGCTGTATCTGTAAATATCTTACGACAATAAAGGCCCAAGCAGCtgtaattttataattcaGAGATATAAAATCGTTACCTTATATTTAGTTCTACGTGATAATAAGAAAGAAATAATACATGCATTTgcttactttttattatacagcttcaatttttatacgaacAAATCCAGGGACATTGGGATACAATCACAAATAAAAGAGAACGACAAATATTAGAACAATCGGCGAGCGAAAGTCAGTTTCTAAGCAAATTCTACATgggtaaataataaaatttgattggcataaaaaattttgaaactaaaaaacaacgaATAGTATTTAAGGAATTATTTTAGTACAAATAACTTAAAACGGATTGATGgacgaaaaataaactttcataatatttttcaacagGCGCGTCTTATGTTGCTTTAGTGGTATACACTGCCTCACCCGTACTTGTACCAATTATTTTGGACATCGCATTACCTCTCAATGAATCTCGCAGAAAAACATTTCCTTActttatagaatatttcatTGATACTgaattttactattatcaGTTGATGGTACACGGAACAATTTGCTTTACTATTTCTGTATTGGTTTATATCAGTATTGACACCATGTATGCCGCGTGCTGTCAACATCTCTGCGGTCTCTTTGACATCGTTGAGTAAGTTTGATTTAGTAAGgttaataatagtaattataagaattttattcatttttatctaACACAAAAATATTACATTAAATGTAGACATCGGCTAAAAGAAGCGGTAAAAACAAATAGCAATAGAATAAATCTTGAGCCCGATAGAACCGATATACTAATGCATAAATTGCTCAACGAAGCGATTACCTTACATCAAGATTCTATAGAGTTgagtaaaatttattaaaaaaaaaaaaaaaaagacttcGAATCGTCTTCAAATCTCCAACTCAAAATCATACGATAGAATTAAAATGACATATTCTTTTATAGATTCGCGGTTTTgattgaaaatacatatgcTCTTTGCTATCTTCTGGTATTGGGCTTAAACTTAGCTGTTATTGTACTTGCTGCAGTTGATGTGAGTACTATGATATATTTTGCTTACGAACAGATGACAAATAAAATGATGTCAAAGCAAAGTTTGGTGGCTTTTTGactaatagtatattacgatacgtgtgacttaaatggttttTTTTCACACCATCGAaacatttaagtcaagagtatcgtataaaattttatagctaaaattcgcaagtctcgcctattcgggactaaagtagtccttacttgcaccgtgtttatctaACCTCacggactactttagtcagaGATAGGCGttacttaacagcggattttagccacattGTGCTATAAAAGACTTAAGGTCTACTTTTTGTATTTGTAAgacttgtttttttaaatttgcactATAATGCATATGGTGGATCAAAACTCATTCGTCGACGTACGTACGCAGAACATTATGTTCTTGGAATCCTTTTAATTTTAGAACGATGATTTGCTGAAACCAACGTTTCTCGTTTGTcctctatataatatagcgATGTAACAGcgatttcaatatttttacgaTGATTTTTATATCTTACAGATAGTTATAAATCTAGATGACACGAATCAAATCATTAGATTGTCCATATTATACATTGCCTTTTCTTTCCATCTGTTTTTTAACAGTGTTCCAGGGCAAAAAATACACGATAAAAGCGTCAACGTCATGAACTCGGCGTACGTATATGCAATACATGTATATTgttaactaaaataaaaattctaacCGAATTATTGTGAAAGCAGATATTTTTCTGAATGGTATAATTTGCCTCTGAACGCAAGAAAGTTGATTCAATTAATAATACACAGAAGCTTGAATCCCTGTCAGTTTACAGCTGGAGGTTTATTTGTGctgaatattgaaaatttcggAAGCGTGAGTATTATCggcaaaataaattaaaaattccaaaTTTCTCACGCCTCTTTGATGCGTATCACGGCATTATGTTTTTAGATAATGAAATCTTCAATGTCCTACATAACGGTTTTAGCGTCAATAAGATAAATTAAAATGACTGAATATAAGTATTCGATTGTATAGCTTATGCGTCGTCGATTCCTCCTACACCTAGACAATAGTCATAATGTTATACgtcaatgaaatattttgagttgtaagtataataatataattagtAAGTTGCTGATGATATTTGCCAGATCAATGAAGATATACCGCGAAGAGTGAAttcattattgaatttatcattATATCGTGTGTCGAGATACccgaattaaattattttgtttccTTGATTTTCTTCACCTTTGCCGTGTTTACAAACAACGTTCTTATCGATGTACACAGTATGCAGTCTGTTAATCGATATAGAATTGAACGCATTACAGGAAAAGTAAATGCATACTCGTTCGATATCGATGACAATAAGCGGCATTAGGCAGGCCATAACAGCCGCGCCAGCTTTCGAAAAGACgagacttttttcaatttgaacACGGGTAAAGAGCAACAACTTTCAATAAAGAGTTTTTATAGTCGTGCTTATTTATATtctcaaaaaattacaaaagtcGAAACGGTACACACTTTCTTACACTAATAAACTATATATTCAAAGTACTCGTGCTTTCTTAAATTAGTTTGCTTCTTATAGACTTGGTTTGATTGATAACTGAAAAATAAACAAGGTGAAATCGCCAATTCGAACAACACAGTGAGATTATAGGTAAGATCTGTACTGACCAGTGGGCTTGGACGATGGACTGAAGACTTTCCGCAACTCGCGCACCGGCTTTATTGGCGATTTCGATTTAGCCGCTACGCCAACCGATCTTCTTTTGGAAATCACCGACTGTCCTTTGGGGGAATTCCTGTGAAGAGTAGACTTTCGGTTGGTGATGAAATAGTAGGCCCTCGTCGTATTTCGAAGTCTGCTCGAGTTGATCAGCTTGGTAGAGTTATTGGCACCTGCCGACGCATTAGACTCGATTTCGCTAGCCGAATGACTTCTCGAGCGCTGGGAATAGTTAGTTTCCGAGGACTCGGGCGGGTACTCGGAGCACGACGACGCTCTCAACGAGCGGCTGCCGCTTTTGCTCGCAGGCGAAGCGATCGACCTTCGGACCGGCGTGATGACCAACTTCGGTACGGAGATAATCTTGTAGCTTGGGCTTCTCGAATGAAACCGAGTTTTCATCAACTTTGGTGCGATCCTGGTGCTGCTGCTAAAGACTCTTGACGAGGAAGTCGACAACTTCGGTATGAATGACTTTTTCGCGCAACTGGATGTTCTCGACGTTTGATTGTTCCGAGATTCTTC
The sequence above is a segment of the Nasonia vitripennis strain AsymCx chromosome 3, Nvit_psr_1.1, whole genome shotgun sequence genome. Coding sequences within it:
- the LOC100122303 gene encoding uridine-cytidine kinase 1-like 1 isoform X2 — its product is MGTPTPAPPSPRPPSTGSQKSPHSRRQRTTSCSQSNKKTAAESILQSKTRTIYTAGRPPWYNSAGQQVEPFVIGICGGSASGKTTVATKIIESLDVPWVTLLSMDSFYKVLNEKQHDMAARNEYNFDHPDAFDFELLRVTLQRLKEGRKVEVPIYNFVTHSRETRTKMMYGANVIIFEGILTFYNAEVLKMCDMKVFVDTDADVRLARRLRRDISQRGRDLDGVLKQYSTMVKPSFYYYIAPSMVHADIIVPRGGDNEVAIELIVQHVHTQLQLRGFKLREKLAHSYIGQPLPNSLYLLPDTPQVKGLHTFIRNKNTHRDEFIFYSKRLIRLVIEYALSLLPFKEITVETPQGVQYSGKRSASDKICGVSILRAGETMEQAVRDVCKDIRIGKILIQTNLQTGEPELYYLRLPKDIKDYRVILMDATVATGAAAMMAIRVLLDHDVAEDNIMLVSLLMAESGVHSIAYAFPEVKIVTSALDPEINEKFYVLPGIGNFGDRYFGTEPSSTTAD
- the LOC100122303 gene encoding uridine-cytidine kinase 1-like 1 isoform X1, translating into MAAKVQHYDPPSSASSESDDCDQCLEDREIFFSDELSEEYRRDMGTPTPAPPSPRPPSTGSQKSPHSRRQRTTSCSQSNKKTAAESILQSKTRTIYTAGRPPWYNSAGQQVEPFVIGICGGSASGKTTVATKIIESLDVPWVTLLSMDSFYKVLNEKQHDMAARNEYNFDHPDAFDFELLRVTLQRLKEGRKVEVPIYNFVTHSRETRTKMMYGANVIIFEGILTFYNAEVLKMCDMKVFVDTDADVRLARRLRRDISQRGRDLDGVLKQYSTMVKPSFYYYIAPSMVHADIIVPRGGDNEVAIELIVQHVHTQLQLRGFKLREKLAHSYIGQPLPNSLYLLPDTPQVKGLHTFIRNKNTHRDEFIFYSKRLIRLVIEYALSLLPFKEITVETPQGVQYSGKRSASDKICGVSILRAGETMEQAVRDVCKDIRIGKILIQTNLQTGEPELYYLRLPKDIKDYRVILMDATVATGAAAMMAIRVLLDHDVAEDNIMLVSLLMAESGVHSIAYAFPEVKIVTSALDPEINEKFYVLPGIGNFGDRYFGTEPSSTTAD
- the Or156 gene encoding odorant receptor 156, translated to MSESKTLKIFESDYYRTYKNSVKLIGLWPHENIHKKRITRFFITALLTTFMILQGIRLYEELGNDIDIVLELIGSIAYFSGCICKYLTTIKAQAALQFLYEQIQGHWDTITNKRERQILEQSASESQFLSKFYMGASYVALVVYTASPVLVPIILDIALPLNESRRKTFPYFIEYFIDTEFYYYQLMVHGTICFTISVLVYISIDTMYAACCQHLCGLFDIVEHRLKEAVKTNSNRINLEPDRTDILMHKLLNEAITLHQDSIEFAVLIENTYALCYLLVLGLNLAVIVLAAVDIVINLDDTNQIIRLSILYIAFSFHLFFNSVPGQKIHDKSVNVMNSAYFSEWYNLPLNARKLIQLIIHRSLNPCQFTAGGLFVLNIENFGSIMKSSMSYITVLASIR
- the Or156 gene encoding odorant receptor 156 isoform X1 → MILMESLILLCMKIASARADLFPLYLYTPQIFLLAYTTRIFRRDKIIYYIIRAVYVFLDRMSESKTLKIFESDYYRTYKNSVKLIGLWPHENIHKKRITRFFITALLTTFMILQLQFLYEQIQGHWDTITNKRERQILEQSASESQFLSKFYMGASYVALVVYTASPVLVPIILDIALPLNESRRKTFPYFIEYFIDTEFYYYQLMVHGTICFTISVLVYISIDTMYAACCQHLCGLFDIVEHRLKEAVKTNSNRINLEPDRTDILMHKLLNEAITLHQDSIEFAVLIENTYALCYLLVLGLNLAVIVLAAVDIVINLDDTNQIIRLSILYIAFSFHLFFNSVPGQKIHDKSVNVMNSAYFSEWYNLPLNARKLIQLIIHRSLNPCQFTAGGLFVLNIENFGSIMKSSMSYITVLASIR